The Mucilaginibacter sp. PAMB04168 genome contains the following window.
AATGCCCTGGTTTTGCAGGTACCCAAAGGTAGCATGATGTAAGCCCACAACCACGAAAACCGGTATCTGCAGCTTCCAGTTCTGGTAAGTGATGAGTACGGCGCTGCCAATAAATGCAAAAAAGTGCATCTCGAACATGCCATGCATCTGGTAAATAAATTGCGCCATAAAAATACCCAGCACCGCACTGAGCACATACTGGTACAGATCAGATTTAGGCAACGCTATTTTTACCGAGTAATAGGCAGTTAAGCATAGCCCGGTAATACATATGGCCATTACCCAGGTATCGTAATAAGCAGCCAGCCCCAATCCGGTTAGCGCATAGGCAACCAGAAAATAATCCATTAACCGGTCCGAACGTTCTTTCACTTCGGCCTGCAAGGCATATTTATAGGTTTGATAATCGTTATTGGGCTGCATACGTACTATTGTTATTGGCCAAACGGCACCCATAAGCGGTGGTAGACAATGGGTTGTTAAGCACCGGCAGACCATGCAGGAGGTTTTCTAATGCCATGCGTGCATACTCGGTTTTTTTGTTAGTGCAGTAACGGCTGCTGTTGTAATTGCCCCGGTAATAAAGCTGCCGGTTTGCTTTCAACAACACCGCCTGCGGGGTGGAATATACGCCACACGCAGTAGCCAGCGTCTTATCTGCAATTACGGGTATCTGCAAATCAAACTTATCCTGTATCTGCTGTGCGGTATAAGGTTTCGCGGTAACCAGTACAAGCGCAAAATCAACACTATTATGATATTGTTTAATTAACGATTTTACGTGCTGCAGGTTAAAGCGTGAGCATGGACAGTCGGGATTAAAAAAGTGCAGCAGTACCGGCTTCTGCCCTGTTAAATTTAAACCAGAAGTTAAGTGGATGAACGTACCGCTTTTTACCGTTTTGTAACCGTTGGGCACGGGTGTAGGCAAACTATAACGGTATTGGTTGTACCAAAATAAAGCGCCTATGGTAAATACCAATATCACCAGCCAAAAACTAATCAACAGCTTTTTCATTTAAATAAGGAAAATAACGGCTAGAAAAAGAAAAACACACTTTTTTATACCGTCGCTTCAAAAAAGCGGATAAGCTATATTACGAAATTTTTATGATTATTATTCGTTTTAAAAAGGCAATATTACTCCTAAAAAGAATATTTCTACACGGTTAAAAATTACCTTTACCATAACGAAATGGCGAAACAGCACCACTTTGTGCAAAAAGAGAAGCAAAATGTGTTAAAATTTACATAATACTAGTAAACCATTTGCAGGTATGTTGCTTAATCGTGTGATGTAAAAGCGTAACTTTACGTCGTCGCCCACTAATGCATTGCCGTAATTAATATGTTTGGATTATTTAGCAGAAGCAAAAAACAACCACAGGAAACTTTCGACTACAGCTTTGTTTCGGTTGATATGCACTCGCATATACTGCCGGGCATTGATGATGGTGCACAAACGGTAGAAGATTCGGTTTTACTGATACGGGAAATGATGAGCGTGGGCATAAAAAAAATAATTGCCACGCCGCACATCATGGCCGATTATTATAAGAATAACGCCACAACCATTAATGATGCCCTCAACCGCTTAAATGATCATTTACAGACCGAAGGCATTGAGATACCTATACAGGCCGCTGCCGAGCATTACTTTGATGAGTTTTTTGTAAAACTGATTGATAATAACGAATTAATGCTTATCAATAACCAGTTTGTTTTATTTGAACTGGCCTTTACCAGCAAACCGCCTAATTTAATTCATACCGTACAACGAATAACCGATAAAGGACTTACACCCATATTGGCCCATCCGGAGCGCTATCCGTACCTTACCCTTAGTGAGGTGGAAAGCTTGCGCAGCTGGGGATGCCGTATCCAAACTAACACCATTGCTTTAACCGGCTACTATGGTAAAGAGGTTAAAAAAAGCGCCGAGGCTTTGGTTGATGAAGGATTTATTGATTACATATCAAGCGATATGCACCACCCGCGTCATGCTCTGGCGCTCAAAAACACCTTAAAAATGCCTTATCTGCAAAAGCTGAAAGATGGAGGCAAGCTCCTGAATCTTGAACTGCTTTAAGCCTTACCGCACTGCTTTTTTAAATCGATTGCTTTTCTGGAATCAGTATAAATAAGCTTTTAATGCACACCCTTTTATAAAAAACAGGTAGCTTGGTATAGATAATCCAAGTACCTTATGGAAGACCTTAATAACGGGTTTTCGGCAGATGATAATCATCAGCCGAAAGATAATCCACGGCGTGATTTTTTAAAGAAATCATCGCTCCTTACTGCCGTGGCCCTAACGCCCGGCGTAGCTGTAAAAGCTGCCGAAAATCATCTGGACGAAAAAGTTGCGGCTGTATTCGAAAAATTGCCGCTCAATATTACGGTGAACGGAATAGCACATAAAGTTTCTATAGAACCCCGCGTAACCCTCTTGGATTTGCTGCGCGAACAACTGCACTTAACCGGTACCAAAAAAGGCTGTGATTACGGCCAGTGCGGTGCCTGCACTGTGCATGTTGATGGGCACCGGGTAAACTCCTGCCTTACGCTAGCCATGATGACTGACGGTAAAAAAGTAACCACCA
Protein-coding sequences here:
- a CDS encoding thioredoxin fold domain-containing protein, producing the protein MKKLLISFWLVILVFTIGALFWYNQYRYSLPTPVPNGYKTVKSGTFIHLTSGLNLTGQKPVLLHFFNPDCPCSRFNLQHVKSLIKQYHNSVDFALVLVTAKPYTAQQIQDKFDLQIPVIADKTLATACGVYSTPQAVLLKANRQLYYRGNYNSSRYCTNKKTEYARMALENLLHGLPVLNNPLSTTAYGCRLANNNSTYAAQ
- a CDS encoding CpsB/CapC family capsule biosynthesis tyrosine phosphatase; its protein translation is MFGLFSRSKKQPQETFDYSFVSVDMHSHILPGIDDGAQTVEDSVLLIREMMSVGIKKIIATPHIMADYYKNNATTINDALNRLNDHLQTEGIEIPIQAAAEHYFDEFFVKLIDNNELMLINNQFVLFELAFTSKPPNLIHTVQRITDKGLTPILAHPERYPYLTLSEVESLRSWGCRIQTNTIALTGYYGKEVKKSAEALVDEGFIDYISSDMHHPRHALALKNTLKMPYLQKLKDGGKLLNLELL
- a CDS encoding (2Fe-2S)-binding protein → MEDLNNGFSADDNHQPKDNPRRDFLKKSSLLTAVALTPGVAVKAAENHLDEKVAAVFEKLPLNITVNGIAHKVSIEPRVTLLDLLREQLHLTGTKKGCDYGQCGACTVHVDGHRVNSCLTLAMMTDGKKVTTIEGLAKGDELHPMQEAFIKHDGFQCGYCTPGQIMSAVACIREGHANSEGEIREYMSGNICRCGAYPNIVNAIQEVKNGGQQV